The proteins below are encoded in one region of Aequorivita iocasae:
- a CDS encoding TonB-dependent receptor gives MKNLLYLFFILPFCVFSQEKITGTITENIDNKEIPLSGANVYWLNTQVGTVTDFDGNFELNYKPEYKKLVISFVGYKTDTLSVNAPKKITHSLTSTANLDEVTVTARQKATSRSFIQATNVLNVSSAELLKAACCNLAESFETNPSIDVNFADAISGTRQIKMLGLTSPYILITTENVPSIRGASQAYGLSFIPGTWVESIQITKGAGSVVNGYESIAGQINAELQKPMMDDKLFVNAYGAGNGRFELNTHLNTKLSERWSTGLYIHGNMRETEFDKNDDSFLDAPLMQQVNVMNRWQYTDTENGYVGFINFRYLNDEKQTGQTFFNPDNDRGTTNAWGSEIKTQRFDVSGKFGFVNPEIPWRTGGLQLAYSHHDQESYFGLNNYNIQHNSLYANLLYNSIISDSRHKIKTGLSATYDGYDELVLTENFNRVENSVGAFFEYNFDNLGDLNFSAGIRADVHNRLGTFLTPRFHLRYSPWDKSAFRISAGRGKRSANIFTENQQIFATSRSLNILGNGGEIYGLDPEIAWNYGVSYMQGFNLFNRKADVTFDFYRTDFVNQIVVDMENPSEVNFYNLEGESFSNNFQAEFNYNPFEHFDMRLAYKYYDVETTYLSGKKQTPLTPNHRFFANASYETNQTAKGGNWKFDATFNYLGEQRFASTETYLNTIGLSEFSPSVSTVNAQITKVFSANFEIYVGGENITNVTQSNPIVGSDNPFGTTFDTTYVYGPIFGSSYYAGLRFRLN, from the coding sequence ATGAAAAATCTATTATACTTATTTTTTATACTTCCATTCTGCGTTTTTTCACAAGAAAAAATAACGGGAACCATTACTGAAAATATCGATAACAAAGAAATTCCGCTTAGTGGGGCAAATGTTTATTGGCTGAATACCCAAGTGGGAACCGTTACCGATTTTGATGGTAATTTTGAATTAAATTATAAACCAGAATACAAAAAATTGGTCATCAGTTTTGTGGGTTATAAAACCGATACCCTTTCAGTTAATGCGCCTAAAAAGATAACACATTCACTTACTTCCACCGCCAATCTGGATGAGGTTACCGTTACCGCCCGGCAGAAAGCTACTTCGCGGTCTTTCATTCAAGCCACGAATGTATTGAACGTAAGCAGCGCCGAGCTTTTGAAGGCTGCTTGCTGTAATTTGGCGGAAAGTTTTGAAACCAATCCTTCCATAGACGTGAATTTTGCCGATGCCATTTCGGGAACGCGCCAAATTAAAATGCTTGGGCTTACCAGTCCGTATATTTTGATTACTACCGAAAACGTGCCGAGCATTCGAGGGGCTTCGCAGGCTTATGGACTGAGTTTTATTCCTGGAACGTGGGTGGAAAGCATTCAAATTACCAAAGGTGCTGGAAGTGTAGTTAATGGTTATGAAAGTATTGCCGGACAAATAAATGCCGAACTTCAAAAACCCATGATGGACGATAAACTTTTTGTGAACGCTTATGGAGCGGGCAATGGCCGTTTCGAGTTAAATACTCATTTAAACACCAAGCTAAGTGAGCGTTGGAGTACAGGTTTATATATTCACGGAAATATGCGCGAAACGGAATTTGATAAAAATGATGATTCTTTTCTCGATGCGCCATTGATGCAACAAGTGAATGTAATGAACCGCTGGCAATATACAGACACAGAAAACGGCTATGTTGGGTTTATCAATTTTAGGTATTTGAATGATGAAAAACAGACTGGCCAAACATTTTTTAATCCCGATAATGATCGCGGAACAACCAACGCTTGGGGAAGTGAAATAAAAACCCAGCGGTTTGACGTTTCTGGAAAATTCGGTTTTGTAAACCCGGAAATTCCTTGGCGTACAGGCGGCTTGCAGCTTGCATACAGCCATCACGACCAAGAATCTTATTTTGGGCTTAACAATTATAACATTCAGCACAATAGCTTGTATGCTAATTTGCTTTATAACTCTATAATAAGCGATTCGCGCCACAAGATAAAAACTGGTTTGAGCGCGACTTATGATGGGTATGACGAATTGGTTTTGACCGAAAATTTCAATCGGGTTGAAAATTCAGTTGGAGCCTTTTTTGAATATAATTTTGACAATTTGGGAGATCTTAATTTTAGTGCCGGAATTCGGGCGGATGTTCACAATAGATTGGGGACTTTCTTGACGCCACGATTCCATTTGCGATACTCGCCGTGGGATAAATCTGCATTTAGAATTTCTGCGGGAAGGGGAAAACGAAGTGCGAATATTTTCACCGAAAACCAACAGATTTTTGCCACTTCGCGCAGCTTGAATATTTTGGGCAACGGTGGGGAAATTTATGGGCTGGACCCAGAAATTGCTTGGAACTACGGAGTTTCGTATATGCAAGGTTTTAATCTTTTCAACAGAAAAGCGGATGTTACTTTTGATTTTTATAGAACAGATTTTGTAAACCAAATTGTGGTGGATATGGAAAACCCTTCCGAAGTGAATTTTTATAATTTAGAAGGAGAAAGTTTTTCAAATAATTTTCAGGCAGAATTCAACTATAATCCTTTTGAGCATTTTGATATGCGCTTGGCGTACAAATATTATGATGTTGAGACCACTTATTTAAGCGGAAAGAAACAAACGCCGTTAACGCCGAACCATCGGTTTTTTGCAAATGCTTCCTACGAAACAAATCAAACTGCAAAAGGAGGAAATTGGAAGTTTGATGCTACCTTCAACTATTTAGGTGAGCAGCGCTTTGCTTCAACCGAAACCTATTTGAATACCATTGGGCTTTCAGAATTTTCGCCATCGGTTTCCACGGTGAATGCACAGATTACTAAAGTTTTTTCTGCTAATTTTGAAATTTATGTGGGTGGTGAAAATATCACGAATGTTACACAATCAAACCCCATTGTGGGAAGCGATAATCCTTTTGGAACAACTTTTGACACAACCTATGTGTACGGGCCCATTTTTGGCAGTTCGTACTATGCGGGTTTAAGATTTAGACTTAATTAA
- a CDS encoding heavy-metal-associated domain-containing protein encodes MKNVILILGMLVVGVSGFSQNKNAKATIEVDGVCGMCKERIEKASIQAKGVKSATWDVQTHQLNLIYNEGKTDLTKIQQSIADSGHDTQDIKAKDEVYEQIDPCCRYRDQQVIDDHKQDGE; translated from the coding sequence ATGAAAAATGTAATTTTAATTTTAGGAATGTTAGTAGTCGGAGTTTCCGGTTTTTCCCAAAACAAAAATGCCAAAGCCACCATTGAAGTGGATGGTGTTTGTGGAATGTGCAAGGAGCGAATTGAAAAAGCCTCCATTCAAGCAAAAGGAGTGAAGTCCGCTACTTGGGATGTTCAAACCCATCAGTTGAATTTGATTTATAATGAGGGAAAGACTGATTTGACCAAAATCCAGCAAAGTATTGCCGACAGTGGTCACGATACCCAAGATATAAAAGCAAAAGATGAAGTTTATGAACAAATAGATCCTTGCTGCAGATATCGCGACCAACAGGTAATTGATGATCATAAGCAGGACGGTGAATAA